A genomic segment from Natator depressus isolate rNatDep1 chromosome 19, rNatDep2.hap1, whole genome shotgun sequence encodes:
- the CLIC4 gene encoding chloride intracellular channel protein 4, protein MALSVPVNGLKEGDKEPLIELFVKAGSDGESIGNCPFSQRLFMILWLKGVVFSVTTVDLKRKPADLQNLAPGTHPPFVTYNSEVKTDVNKIEEFLEDVLCPPKYLKLSPKHPESNTAGMDIFAKFSAFIKNSRPEANEALERSLLKTLQKLDEYLNTPLPDEIDENSMEDITVSTRKFLDGNEMTLADCNLLPKLHIVKVVAKKYRNFDIPKEMTGIWRYLTNAYSRDEFTNTCPGDKEIEIAYSDVAKRLTN, encoded by the exons GCTGGCAGTGATGGTGAAAGCATAGGAAACTGTCCCTTTTCACAGAGACTTTTCATGATTTTGTGGCTCAAGGGTGTAGTGTTTAGTGTCACAACGGTTGACTTGAAGAG GAAACCAGCAGACCTACAGAACTTGGCTCCAGGGACTCATCCACCCTTTGTTACCTACAATAGTGAGGTGAAAACAGATGTGAACAAGATTGAAGAGTTCCTTGAAGATGTCTTGTGTCCACCCAA GTACTTAAAGCTTTCACCAAAGCACCCAGAATCAAACACCGCTGGAATGGACATCTTTGCCAAATTTTCTGCATTTATCAAGAATTCCAGACCAGAGGCCAATGAAG CTTTGGAACGTAGCCTCTTGAAAACTCTGCAGAAACTGGATGAGTACCTGAACACTCCTCTCCCTGATGAGATAGATGAGAACAGCATGGAGGATATCACAGTTTCTACCCGCAAGTTTCTGGATGGCAATGAGATGACATTAGCAGACTGTAACCTGCTACCTAAACTACACATTGTCAAG gtgGTTGCCAAAAAATATCGCAATTTTGATATTCCCAAGGAAATGACAGGGATTTGGAGATACCTGACCAATGCCTATAGCAGGGATGAATTCACCAATACTTGTCCTGgagacaaagagattgaaatagcTTACAGCGATGTAGCCAAGAGACTCACTAATTAA